The genomic DNA CTGGCCGCCGGATAGTTACCGTCGGCGATCAGGATGGTGCTGTGGTGCCCCGAAGCTGCCAAAATGGAAGAGATCTGGGGGTGAATCAGTTTGTGGCGTAACATAATGGGATGCGGTTCTAGAACAGAAAACGAATGCGAGGCCGGCGGCCGTGTGGCAGCAACGACTTAACCTGGGAACTTACTTTCGCATCGGCGTGCATGTCCATTGGTCATTTGCGTTGCTCATTGCCTACATCGGGTACGCAGGATACCAAGATGGACTGCCGGGGACACTGTTCGGCATTTCGGTTTTGATCGGGATGTTCTTTTGCGTGACGTTGCACGAATACGGCCACGCGTTGATGGCTCGGCAATTTGGCATCGAGACAATGGACATTACGCTATTCCCGATCGGTGGCGTGGCGCGGTTGATGAAGATTCCGCGTGTACCGTGGCAGGAGTTTCTGGTCGCCGTTGCCGGACCGGCGGTCAACGTTGTCATCCTGACGGTGTTGATGACCGTCTGGTTGTTTCTTCCCGATGCCCTTCTGCCCTCTCCGCTGTCGATCTTTTTCAACGAGGTTTCCGAGGCAAGATTTGTGGAGATTGCCAACTCAATCTCCTGGCAGGGCTACATGGTTTCCATGGTGGGCGTCAACACGATTCTGATTTTGTTCAACATGATCCCTGCATTCCCGATGGACGGTGGGCGTGTTCTTCGCAGCGTATTGGCGATGGCTCTGGAGTATCGCTTGGCGACACGGATCGCGTCGAACATCGGAATCTTTTGCGCGATCTTGATGGGGTTGGTCGCGATCTATTTTCAAGCCGTACCGGCGGGATTGGTCGCGATCTTCATTTGCTATGCCGGGATCTCCGAAGCGCGGCATGTTGACGTCGTCGAACCCCTGCGTGGTCACAGGGTCGAAGAGGCGATGATTACGGATCCCCCGTCGATAGCGATGTCGTCGACGGCAGCCGAAGCGATTGAGTTCTTCCGCAGTTGCCCGCTCAAAGCGGTCCCAATCGTTGACGAAGCCGATTACACGGTTGGAATGCTGTTGCTCTCCGACGTGATCAAGCGGCGAAACGAAGTCGACGCCGCTACCGGGAAACAGGC from Roseiconus lacunae includes the following:
- a CDS encoding site-2 protease family protein; protein product: MWQQRLNLGTYFRIGVHVHWSFALLIAYIGYAGYQDGLPGTLFGISVLIGMFFCVTLHEYGHALMARQFGIETMDITLFPIGGVARLMKIPRVPWQEFLVAVAGPAVNVVILTVLMTVWLFLPDALLPSPLSIFFNEVSEARFVEIANSISWQGYMVSMVGVNTILILFNMIPAFPMDGGRVLRSVLAMALEYRLATRIASNIGIFCAILMGLVAIYFQAVPAGLVAIFICYAGISEARHVDVVEPLRGHRVEEAMITDPPSIAMSSTAAEAIEFFRSCPLKAVPIVDEADYTVGMLLLSDVIKRRNEVDAATGKQAAIETSFDSEVLESGVCHLLATIPCTQWARHDIPILSPGASLETIVTSLPPQFRQFPVTDPHGRLVGLLDLDSLGDRLGLFA